One window from the genome of Planctomycetota bacterium encodes:
- a CDS encoding sugar phosphate isomerase/epimerase has product MPELPLGAVIAFDFEKWNVQEEIALVRAAGARRIQVYRNYLRGAEAERIRSTLQDAGLLIDSLHGYINLEQFEGPAFDLSSPDADVREASMELARAEADFARRLGCRDVIVHPVGPGETENDAGRPAALRRSAEELVRIAERADVRFLLENMPPPMFGRDARFLRDVADTLDSTRFGLAYDSGHATLAGRPVETIHEMGPRLWGVHLHDNDGREDDHRLPGMGVVPFEDVARALAEVKFAGTFMLEIYRDTAEVRRDLTPERLAYIERLRHIASGLGA; this is encoded by the coding sequence ATGCCCGAACTCCCGCTCGGCGCCGTCATCGCCTTCGACTTCGAGAAGTGGAACGTCCAGGAAGAGATCGCCCTCGTCCGGGCCGCCGGCGCCCGCCGCATCCAGGTCTATCGCAACTATCTCCGAGGCGCCGAGGCCGAACGCATCCGCTCGACGCTCCAGGACGCCGGACTCCTCATCGACAGCCTCCACGGTTACATCAACCTGGAGCAGTTCGAGGGTCCGGCGTTCGACCTTTCCTCGCCCGACGCCGACGTTCGCGAGGCCTCGATGGAATTGGCCCGCGCCGAGGCCGACTTCGCCCGCCGCCTCGGTTGCCGCGACGTCATCGTCCATCCCGTCGGCCCAGGCGAGACGGAGAACGACGCCGGCCGGCCCGCCGCCCTCCGCCGAAGCGCCGAGGAACTCGTCCGCATCGCCGAACGCGCCGACGTCCGTTTCCTCCTGGAGAACATGCCGCCGCCGATGTTCGGCCGCGACGCAAGGTTTCTGCGCGACGTCGCCGACACGCTGGACAGCACGCGCTTCGGCCTCGCCTACGATTCCGGCCACGCGACGCTCGCCGGCCGCCCGGTCGAGACCATCCACGAGATGGGGCCGAGGCTCTGGGGAGTTCATCTGCACGACAACGACGGCCGGGAGGACGACCACAGGTTGCCGGGCATGGGCGTCGTGCCTTTCGAGGACGTCGCGCGGGCCCTGGCGGAAGTGAAGTTCGCGGGGACCTTCATGCTCGAAATCTACCGCGACACGGCCGAAGTGCGGCGCGACCTGACGCCCGAACGCCTGGCCTACATCGAACGCCTTCGCCACATCGCCTCGGGCCTCGGGGCGTGA